In the Parasphingorhabdus halotolerans genome, TCGAAATAGGGGGTGTTTTTCTCCCATTCCTTGAAGTCGGTTTTCTCACCCTCGAGAAGTCCTTGGATGAAGGCTTCATATCGTGCCTTGTCCATCGGGCAGTTGATATAGTCCTTGCCGTCGCCTTCCGGGCCGATTTTATCCCAGCGCGATTGCATCCATGCGATGTTCATGTTGATGCTGTCTTTATAAACGATCGGCGCAATCGCATCGAAAAAGGCGAGGGAATCTTCGCCGGTGGCAGCGCCAATGCTTTCCGCCAAAGCCATTGCGGTGAGGGGGCCGGTGGCGACGATGGTCAATCCGCTTTCCGGCAGTTTATCAACGCGCTCGCGGACAATGTCGACATTTGGGTGCTCGCAAAGCACTTTTGTGACGCCTTCCGAAAAATGATCGCGGTCCACGGCCAATGCCGAGCCTGCTGGCAACCGGTGTTTGTCGCCTTGACCGATAATCAGCGAATTAAGATCGCGCATCTCCTGATGCAGCAGACCAACAGCGTTTTTCTCGGCATCGTCCGATCGAAAACTGTTGGAGCAGACCAGTTCCGCCAATCCATCGGTCTGGTGGGCGGGTGTCATCTCACCGGATCCGCGCATTTCCGAAAGGCGCACTTTCACGCCTGCTTCCGCCAATTGCCACGCCGCTTCCGATCCAGCGAGTCCGCCGCCAATAATATGTACATCTGTCATGGCGACCTATCTGTTGCCCAAGAAGCTGAAAGTCAATCTGGTCGTTTTGATCGGTGCATGATAAGCGGCTTATATGAAAAGCGCGATTATCGATTCCCGGCCTTACTTGATGCTCAGCTTGTTGTTCGGAATCAGCTATTATTTTGTGAGCGACGCACAGATTCCCGGCACCTATCTAATGCTCTGGAAAGGGGCAGCCGTTGGTTTCCTCGCTGTCTATGCATTTGCGCGCCTGCACCGGATTGACGGAAAAATGCTGGGGATCATCATGGCTCTGGGCGCGCTTGGCGATATGGTGATCGAATTTGACCAGATTTTTGGCGCGGCTGTCTTTATCGTCGGCCATATCGTGGCGATCATCTTTTATGCGCGGTATCGCAGGCACAAGCTGGCGTTCAGCCAAAAGCTATTTGCGATATTGCTGGTCCCGATATCCGCGCTCATCGCGTTTGCCATGCCGGATGACCGCTCAATGGCCCTCGCCGGAGCCGCCTATTGCGTGTTTGCCGCAGCGATGGCAGCAATGGCCTGGACCAGCCGTTTTCCGCGTTACCGCGTTGGTGTCGGCGCGGTGATGTTCGTCGTTTCCGATCTGCTGATTATTTCGCGCATGGGGCCACTTGAGACCAGCATGGTGCCAGACCTTCTGATTTGGCCGCTATATTATATCGGGCAATTCCTCATTGCCACCGGTGTGGTGCAAACGCTTCGGCACGAAATGGCTGCGGAGAGCGCTGATCCGGTTCCCGCCTGAGCTGTCAAACCTGGTACGCGGCAATGGTGGTGCGGTGCAGCAGCCGGTCATGGCCCTCATAGCCGCCAGTTGCGCAGTGCAACACCGACCGGTTATCCCACATTATCAGCATGTTAGGCTGCCACTTGTGGCGGTAGATAAATTCTTCGCGGCTTTGCCATGCGTATAATTGTTGCAGCAAGGGCAGGGCGTCTTCCTGCGCCATGCCTTCAAAGCCGATAATATAACCCATGCAGCTAAAAATCCCCAGCCTCCCCGTCTCGGGATGGGCGCGAATCAAAGGATGAAACTGGGTTTTCCGCGCTGATTCGTTGGGGCGTATTGCCATGCTGCGGCCTTCGTCCTTGTCGCCATAGGCACCGTCGGGCGCATAGGCGAGCTGTGCGCTGTGGATCGCGGTAAGGCCTTGATATTTTGCGCGCATCTCTGGCGGCATGGCGTCAAGCGCAGCGTGTTGATTGGCGAATAATGTATCCCCGCCAACCGGTGGAATGGTGATGCCCATCAGACAGGTGCCGGCAGGGGGATGGGCCTGAAAGCTCCAGTCGCTATGCCAGTTCTCCGCAAACAAAGGCGATTTCTCATCGGCATTGCGCTGGATTGCCGCGATATGGGCGCGTCCCTCGATGGGATCAAAAAACGGATCATGGCCGAAGTCACCGAAATATTGAGTGAACCGCTCCAGATCATCGTCCGTCATTGCCTGATCGGGGAACGACAGCACATGATGTTCAAGCCAGGCAGTTCGGATGTCGGCGACTTGCGGTGCATCCAGCGGTTGCGTCAGATCAACACCCGTAACGGAAGCGCCGCATGCCTGGCCGGACGGGGTAACTTTAATCGATGTCATCTTGGGTGCGTTCTTCTGTCGGATTCACCACGGCATCGCCTTCACCGCCTGAGATTCCCTGATCAACCAATTCGTCGGTCACAGCCTCTTCGGCTTCGTTTTCCGGCTCTTCTTCCTCATCAATTTTTGCGGCACCAACCACCGTTTCACCATCGGAAACATCGAATAGTTTCACGCCAGAGCTATTGCGGCCAATTACCCGCATATCGGCGACTTTCATGCGAATGAGCTTGGCTTGATCGGTCACCAGCATTACTTGCTCGTCGTCTGTAGCGCGGAAGCTCGCCACCACGGTGCCGTTGCGCTTGATATTGTCGATATTCAATATGCCCTGGCCGCCGCGCCCGGACTGACGATATTCGAAGGCGCTGGACCGCTTGCCGTAGCCGTTGGCGCAAACCGTGAGGACAAATTCCTCGCTTTCGCTGAATTCGGCCATGCGCTCGGCGGAAAGCTCCGGTTCGTTGTCATTGTCTTTCCACGGCGCAGCTTTGAGATACTGATCCCGTTGCTCGGTAGATGCTTCAAATCCTGACAGAACCGAAAGCGAGATTACTTCGTCATCATCTTTCAGCGCAATTCCGCGTACTCCGGTCGATGTGCGGCTCTGGAAGGAACGCACCGCGTCACCGGCAAAGCGGATCGCCTTGCCATTACGGGTTGCCAGCAGCACGTCATCGCCTTCGGATAGCAGTTTCACGCCAATCAGCCGGTCATCACTGTCCTCATCGAACTTCATCGCAAATTTGCCGTTCGACGGTACATTGGTAAAGCTATCCATGCTGTTTCGCCGCACTCCGCCCTTGGCAGTGGCGAACATGACGTGGAGATTGCCCCATTCCGCCTCGTCTTCAGGCAATGGCAGCACAGTGGAAATCGTTTCACCCTCGGCCAGCGGCAGCAAATTGACCATCGGGCGGCCCTTGGTTTGCGGTCCACCTTCTGGCAATTTCCATACTTTCAGGCGGTAAACCTTGCCGTGATTGGAGAAAAACAGCACCGGCGTGTGGGTAGATGTCACAAATAGTTCGGTAATCGCGTCTTCGTCCTTGGTTGCCATGCCCGCACGGCCTTTGCCACCGCGACGCTGCGCCCGGAACGTATCGAGCGGTGTGCGTTTGATATAACCGCCGTGGGTTACCGTCACGACCATTTCGGATCGTTCCATCAGGTCTTCGTCTTCCAGACCATCCCAGGCAGCGGTGATCTCGGAGACACGCGGCGTCGCGAACAGATCGCGCACTTCCTCAAGCTCTTCGCGCATGACGGCATAGAGTTTTACACGATCAGCCAATATTGCGAGATATTCTTCAATAGCGACAGCAAGCTCTTTTAATTCATCACCAATTTCTTCACGGCCAAGCGCCGTCAGTTTTTGCAAACGCAAGTCCAGGATTGCCTTCACTTGAACAGCGGAAAGCTTATACGTGTCGCCTTCAACCTCGACCTCTGTCGCTTCGACCAGCCGTATATATTGCGCGATCTCGGCGATCGGCCACTCGCGGGCAAGCAGGGATTCACGCGCTTCGGTTGGTGTTGCAGATCCGCGAATGATGCGGACCACTTCATCCATATTGGTAACGGCGACCACAAGACCGAGCAAGATATGCGCCCGTTCGCGCGCTTTGTTCAGTTCAAATTTGGTCCTTCGCGTAATGACCTCTTCGCGGAATGTCACGAAGGATTCAATAATATCTCGCAGGTTGAGCACTTCCGGACGGCCGCCGCGAATAGCGAGCATATTGGCCGGGAAGCTGGATTGGGCAGGGGTGAAGCGCCACAGTTGATTGAGCACAACATCTGGCGTCGCATCGCGGCGCAATTCAATCACCACGCGCACGCCGGCACGGCTAGATTCGTCACGAATGTCCGATACGCCTTCAATCCGCTTGTCTTTCGCCGCTTCCGCGATCTTTTCAACCAAGCCGGATTTGCCAACCTGAAACGGGATCGAGGTCAAAACAATCGAGCGTTTGTCACCACGTCCTTCCTCAATGACATGACGCGCGCGCATCATAATTGATCCACGGCCTTCCTTATAAGCTGATTTCGCGCCGGATTGGCCCAATATCAGCGGGGCAGTAGGGAAATCAGGTCCAGGGATTATCTCGATCAGTTCGTCAATCGTGATGCCCGGTTGCTCGATATAGGCAAGGCATGCGTTAATCACTTCACCGAGATTATGCGGCGGAATATTCGTCGCCATTCCGACCGCGATCCCGCCAGCGCCGTTAACCAGCAGATTGGGAAAGCGCGCAGGGAGGACGTGCGGCTCTTCTCGGCTGCCATCATAATTGGGGACGAAGTCCACCGTATCCTTGTCCAGATCATTGAGCAGATAGTTCGCGACTTTGTTTAATCGCGCTTCGGTATACCGCATGGAAGCGGGCATGTCGGGGTCCATCGAGCCAAAATTGCCCTGCCCATCAATCAACGGTACGCGCATCGACCAATCCTGCGTCATCCGGGCCAGAGCCATATAAATTGCGCTGTCGCCATGCGGGTGATAATTGCCCATCACATCGCCGACGATTTTGGCGCATTTGCGATAAGGGCGCCCTGCGACCATTCCGCCTTCCTGGGAAGCAAATAAAATCCGCCGGTGAACCGGTTTCAGGCCATCGCGCACATCGGGTAATGCGCGGCTGACAATCACCGACATGGCATAGTCCATGTAGCTGGTTTTCATCTCATCGACGATATCAATCGGTTCAATGCCAGATGGGATAGGTGCAGTGGTTTGTTCGTTCACAAACGGGCCTTTTTGTTGGTTCTTTTGATGCTGATTCTTCTAGGCGAAGCGGCTCATAAAGGCCAGCGTTTCAGGCCGTTTTTACATTAAATATGATGCGTAAATAAGCGGGTATTTATCACGGGTTATTTCGGTCCCGTCCCACGCGAATATCTTCCCGCTATCCACGGGCTTCAGCTCATCAAGGACATCAAGCAACTGCAATGCGGCGCGTTCCGAATCGAACAATTTTCCTGCCGGAACATTGGTTTGAAACGGTTTGCTGAGCTTTGTATCAACGGTTCCAGGATGCAGCGCAACGATGATCGATCGCTTGTTCCTGCGCGCCCACTCAATGGAGAGGTTGCGGATCATCATATTGAGCGCTGCCTTTGCCGCCCGGTAACCATACCATCCGCCCAGCCGGTTGTCAGATATGCTCCCGACTCGCGCCGATATGGCTGCGAAGGTAATGAGAACATCTTTGGGCATTAGCGGCAGGAAGTGCTTTGCAACCAGGGCAGGGCCGATGGCATTGATCTGGTAGTTTTCTATAAGCCAGTCTGCGTTGAGCTCCCGCATGGATTTTTCGGGGCCGATTTCGGAACCATGAAGGAGGCCTGTGGCTACGAAAACCAGATGGGGCGCAATTCCCTGGTTTTTCAGCCAATGCGCGGCCTCTGCAATGCTATCTTCTGAGGTCAGATCAAGCGGTACCGGACTATCGGTTCTGCGCGACAACCCAATGACCCGTTCAAAATTGCCCTCTTTCAACAGGGCTGCAACCATTGCTGAACCGATTCCGCCATTAGCCCCGACAATGACAGCTGTTTTGCCGCTCATGAGCGAATGAAACGCAGGCTGTCTTCAGTGCTGGTTTCATGTGCAAGCTGATAGCCATCACTATCAAAACCTTTGAGCTCTTCAGGATCGGTCAGATGGTTTTCGCAGATGTAACGGGCCATCATGCCGCGGGCGCGTTTGGCTTCAAAACTGATAAACTTGGGGCCTTCGGGGCTCTCCTTGCGAAAATCCACTTCGATTATCCGCGCGTTCAGTTTGTCAATATGCGGCTTAACCGCGGCCCAATATTCATTGCTGGCAAGATTGACGATCACGCGTTCATTGGAACAATCTAGATCGCTTGCCAACTCGCGCGCAATTTTGTCCTTCCAGAAATCGGTCAGTTTTTTATAACGCGGTGCCCATTTTGTACCCATTTCCAGCCGGTGCGGACGGATTGGATCGAGAGGGCGAAGCAATCCGTACAAGCCGGACAATATCCGCAAATGGTCTTGCGCAAAGTTGATGGCATCGTCGCTCAGGCTTTTGGCTTCAAATCCGGAGTAGACATCTCCATTGTAGGCAAAGACCGCTGCGCGTTCCGGTTGATCGAAAAACTGGTCATAGCGCCCCTTATTAAGAGCAATAAGATTGTCCGATACTGGCATGATTGCCTTGAGTTTCTTCTTGGTCAGATTTTTTATCGCTCCGGCCAACCGGGCGCTCTCCTCGGGAAAGCGATTCTTTGATATTCTGTTGGTTGGAACATCACTCTTGAAATCGAGCGACTTGGCGGGGGAAATTACTGCAATCACAAAATTTTACCTCAATATACGTTTATGCCCTTAGTTCTGCGACGCACAGAGCTATCCGTTCAACCTCTATTCAGCGGATTTAGCCTATAAAAGCTCATGAAACTTGGTATTAAAGCCAAGTCATTCTATGGTGCAACCATATTCTCGGGGAAGCGTCTTCCTCACGAAACAAAGTTTTTATCTGGAGAAATTATATGCGTTTTCTATCCCATCTTTCCTTGGCTGTCGCTTTGGCTACCGCAGGAACCTTGGCCGTAACAGCGATGCCGCAAGAGGCGCAGGCAGCGAAAAAGAAAAAAGAGGAAAAAGCGCCCAAAATAGAAATTAGCAAAGAAATCAGGCCACAGGTTGCCGCCATTCAGACAGCTATGGCCGCAGAAGACGCTACGCCGGCCAAACCGCTGATCGAAGCTTTGCTCGCTCAACCGCTCACAGGTGACGACCAGTTTATTGCCGGACAGCTTGCAATCCAGCTGGGAGCAAAGCTCAAAGATACTACATTACAGGAAAAGGGAATTACCGCCTCGCTGGCTAGCGGCAAGACATCTGCAGAGCAGGCACCTTCGTTTAATTTCTTTGCCGGGAATTTCGCCTACTCTGCTGGGCGCTTCGCTGAAGCCCAACAGAAATTTCAAGTCGCTTACGATTTAGGCTATCGGCAGAATAACATCGGTGCACTGATCGCTGAAGCATATTTCAAGCAAAATAAGTTTCAGCAAGGGCTTACCGCTCTCAGCCGTGCGATTGACGCGGAAAAAGCAGGGGGAGCGAAAGCCGACCAGGATTGGTATCGGCGCGGCGCTGGTATTGCGATGAACAGCAAAATTCCGGGCGCTTCAGCGGAGTGGACCTATAAGCTGGTGGAAGCTTATCCAACCGGTGAAAACTGGCGCGCGGCTCTTTCAGTTTTCCGCGATTCGGCGACACCAAAATTAACTGACCAGGAAAACTTGGAACTGATGCGGCTGATGCGCAAAGCGGACGCTATGGCTAGTGAACGCGACTATTTTGAATATGCGGATGCTGCTGGCCCACGCCGCCTCCCCGGCGAAGTCGTGTCGGTGCTCGAAGAAGGCCTGGCCAATGGCGATGTTCCGAGTTCCAGCGCCTACGTGAAAGAGACGCTGGCTCAAGCTCGCGCCACTTTAAGTTCTGATCGAGCTTCCCTTGGAGCGTCCGAACGCGATGCAAAAAGCTCGGGCAACGGAAAAATTGCGCTAGCAACTGGTGATGCATTTTTGGGGTATTCAGACTTTAAGAAAGCTGCCGAAATGTATCGGTTGGCGATTAGCAAAGGTGGCATCGAAACGGCGCGTGCGCAAATGGGGTTGGGTTTAGCCCATGTTGGCCAAAGCGACTGGAGTGGAGCGAAAGACGCTTTCGCTTCAGTGACTGGCAATCGCAAGAATATTGCTAATTTCTGGGCATTGTGGATTGATCAACAGGCTCTTGGCGGCGCGCCTGCTGTAGCAGAAGCCACACCAACCCAAAGTTAATAGCTTTTAGATCGATATGAAAAGGGCGCTTTATGCGCCCTTTTTAATGCAGGTTCAGCTTCCCCCAATCGGCACACCGGGCAAATTTTTCGCTGACCGGATAGTCAACGAGGTTTTTATGCTCGCGACATTGGGCGCGGCGGTCAGCTTGCTGGTCAGGAAAGTCTGGAACTGTTGCAAATCCTTCGCGACAACCTTCAGCATAAAATCAATCTCGCCGTTCAACATGTAACATTCCCTGACTTCAGGGAGACTTTGCACATGTTCTTCAAAACTCTGGAGATCCGATTCCGCCTGGCTTTTGAGGCTAACCATCGCGAACACGGTGATCGTATAACCCATTTTTGATGGATCAACAGATGCATGGTAAGCGGTGATAACACCTTGGTCTTCCAGCGCGCGCATCCTGCGCAGACAAGGCGGAGCCGTCAGGCCAACGCTTTGAGCCAGCTCTACATTGGTCACACGACCGTCACTTTGCAGCCGCCTGAGTATTTCCAGATCGATCTCATCAAGGTTTGTTTCGGCCATAATATAGTAATATCCGTTCACGAATCAGATGCCTCTTATAATTTAATAAGCGCGCCAAGCAATGGCTTGGCAATAACGACGTAATAGCGAGGCATTTGCCGAGAGGTTGTCCCACATTGTGACGCGGTACTTTACCGGCTTTCGGGTGAGCCGGTTTGCGGTTATCAAAACGTTAATAGTTCTCAGAACCCTAAATCCGGAAAAAATCTTGCGCTTTGATGACCGCCTCAACACTGTATTGAAAGGGGAGTTACCCGAAGGTTTGGCGGCGGCGGTACAATGGCGTCAAGTGATTGATATTATGGCTCAAAAGCCGGGAATATTGGTCAATGAAGACGTTCAGGCCGGTCTGACAAGGCTTCGCGATTTGCATGAGCGCGTGAACGAAGGTGACCGTGTTTCGGCGGTGAACGCATTGGCCGGTCGTTTGCGATCAGCCCCTTTACTGGTATACCTTTGCGCGGATAATGATCCCATTAGTGATGCGGCCATCACCGCTGCAGACTTGCCTGATGAGGAATGGGTCGATTTGATTCCCCAGTTGCCCGAGCGCGGACGTTTCTCGCTGTCGCAGCGATCAGATTTGGGTCCGAGAACCAAGGAAATGCTTGGTATCGACGTAGGCTTGACTCAAACTGAGCCGCAATCAGCTCCGGAGCCTCAAGTCCAGACGGGCAATTCCGATACCGGGCAGTCAACCACGGACTCAATTGAGTCCGACATCGGAATCGATGACAACGTCTTGTCCGGAAGCATTGAGCAGCAGGAAACATCGCAAATCAGCGCACTGGTCGAGAGAATTGCGGACTATCAACGCAATCGTGCTGGTGAAACGCCGCAACTGCCTTTGGGCGACGGCGACAAGGAACATCGCAGCTATTTTGTCGAGAATATTGACCGCATAAACTTTGAAACCGATGATCGCGGCACAATTATCTGGATTGAAGGCCCTCCGAAGGGATCCGTTGTCGGGGTTTCGATAGCCGAACCCACATTTGACGATGGGCCAGGGCCGGATGCTTATGGCGCGGCCGCTTTTCGTCAGCGCATGCCGCTTGAAAATGCTCGCATGCGGCTTTGTGGGGCAGCCGTTGTTGCTGGCGACTGGCGAATGACCGCAATCCCGTATTTTGTTGAAGAAACCGGGCGTTTCAAGGGCTATCGCGGGATTATGCGCAGACCCAATGCTGCTGAAGATGCCGGTCAGTCAGGCCTGGATGTCCAGCGCCGCGAGCAGTTGCAGCAGCTCATTCATGAACTGCGCACACCGCTCAATGCGATTATCGGGTTTAGCGAAATTATCGAGCAGCAATTATTCGGACCCGCGTCATTTGAATATCGTACTTTGTCGCGCAGCATAATGGATGAAGCCAGGCGGTTGCTTTCAGGCTTTGAAGATCTCGATGTCGCGGCAAAGGTCGACGCAGGCCAGATGGAAGCGATACCCGGCTTCACCGATCCCGATTGGTTATTTGACCGGCTGTCGCAGCGTCTCCAAAGCTTGACGCAGAGCAAAGCCGTTGACCTTCACATCAGGAAAGCAGAGCCCGTTCGATCTTTTGCACTGGATGGGGAATCGGTTGAACGCATATTTGCGCGATTGCTTTCAGCGGCTATCATCGCTTGTGATATCGAAGAAGAACTGGTGGCAGAGTTGAGAACCCGCATTGGGCCGCAGCCGGTTAATTATTTCAGCCTCTCGCGGCCTTCTCGCATCAAAGGCATCTCGGAAGAGCAATTGCTTGATCCGTCGCAGGGAATAGATGGAGATGCCAGCGATGCACCACTTCTGGGATTGGGCTTTTCCTTGCGCCTTGTCCGCAATCTGGCCCGATCGGCTTCGGGTTCTCTTACGATCACGGAAGACAGGATAGGCTTGACCCTACCGGCAGCTGCGACTAGCGAATTAGTCGTTCGCGAAACGGAACGCGACTGAGGATAAGTTCACGCCTAAGCGCAAGCATTTGAGGCAAGGTTGAGCAGTGGGGCAGGCAATGTTTTCAAAATTGAAACGGCCGTCCGGCTTGAAGCATCACCATTTTCCCGAAGATTTTGGTCGCAAATTTTTGATCACGGTTGATACGGAAGAAGAATTTGACTGGGATGGGCCCTTTGAGCGAAGCGGTCATACGACAGTTACTGTTCCCATGCTGGAACGCTACCAGGAATTTGTCAGAAAATATGGCATCAAGCCGGTCTATTTTGTTGATTATTCGATCATTCGAAATGATGAGGCGGTATCATTTCTTCAAAATGTTGCGGCGGATGGCAGTGCCACGATTGGCGTGCACCTTCACCCTTGGGTCAATCCTCCGTTTGATGAGGAAACCAGTGTTTATAATAGCTTTACGGGGAACCTTCCCAAAGAACTGGAAGAAGAGAAGATCACTCGATTGCGGGATGCTATTGCAGAAAAGACTGGAGTCGTTTCGACCATTTACCGGGCCGGTCGATATGGCGTGGGGCCTAATACTGTAGCCATTCTGACCAAGCTCGGTTTTGCCGTAGACAGCAGCGTCCGTTCCCGGTTTGACTATAGTGAAGAGGGTGGTCCTGACTTTCAGCATCTCGGTTCGGAACCGTTTTGGCTTGATGATAATCAAACCCTTATAGAGATTCCCTTGACGACTGTATTCTCGGGTATTCTCAGAAAGCAGCCCCAATTTGCGTCCAGCTTGATGAACAAATCCGAAATGGCAAACGCCATATTTTCCCGAACGAAAATGCTGGAACGTATTCCGCTGACGCCCGAGGGCATATCCGCCAGAGAAGCAAAAGAGGCCATTGATGTTGCGCTCGATGACGATTTGAAACTGCTGGTATTCTCGTTTCACTCTCCATCATTGTCCCCGGGCCACACGCCTTATGTCCAAACGGAGGAAGATCTGAATGGATTCTACGATTGGTGGCGCGAGATTATCGGGCATCTTGATGATCGCGGCGTTGGGCCAATAAGCATGGATGAATTGATCCAATCATCGTTCGCCAAATAATATGCTCTCTGCTGGTGGGGCGGCCAAGAAAAAATTACGAACTATGCTTGCCAAACGCCTTTAGCCTCCGCTATCGGAGCGAACCTTGAGGTGCGATTGTCATATGAAAATCGCAGTTTTATGGGGCCTGTAGCTCAGTTGGTTAGAGCTGGCCGCTCATAACGGCTAGGTCGGGGGTTCGAATCCCTCCGGGCCCACCAAATTTCGCTGAAACTTCGACTGGCTAGCCGGTCGAGGTTTCAGCAAACTTCTCTCGTATGCGCCTTTATGCGTAGGCGAGCGAAAATTGATAAAAACCTTTTGCTTTTCCAAAAGCCACAGCTTAGGGGAAGCGCGCGTCGGGGAGTGGCGCAGGCTGGTAGCGCACCTGGTTTGGGACCAGGGGGTCGCAGGTTCGAATCCTGTCTCCCCGACCATTTTATGGCAAGCCTTTGTTAATCGGACTGCCATAATATTCTCGAAAATTGAAAACTTTTAGCTGCCTCTCAGGCTATCCGGCTTGTCAGACGGCAACAAGCCGTTTGCGATCCAGCCTTCGTACCATGTCTTTGATGACCGCTGGATGGAAGGTATAGTCAATCTGGCATCCATATTCGTCGTTTTTCTTCCAGAGCAAGTTTGCGGTTATCAGGCTCAGGCCCGGAATTTTCAACGTTATCGGCATGTCAGGGTTGAGCTGCGCTGCGCAATCAATTTTGATTATCGTATCTGAAATGGTTGTTACCAAACAGATGATATTCGTCGAGTTGCATTGCTTCACATGGGCGTCGATTTGTAGATTATCCCCGTATATCATAGTCATCTCTCCATCGAATATATCCGCGGAAATGGGCGGTATATAAGTGTTTCGATATGACTACACTAGAACACCAATGCTAATTGGAGATAGCGAGCATTGATTAACCGATTTTAAGCATGCTCCAGCATCAAATTCCGGGATCAACGCCTGTCAATTCAATCGACAAGTCCCAAAGCTTCTCCGCCAGTTTGGGATTTTGCGATTGTCGTGAGCGAACAGCGTCCGATGCCGTCCCCATCCATTCGCCAAAACCGCTTGGTCCGTAATAGCCACCACCGACAGCGCCTTTGCCAACAGCCGCTGCAAGCGTCGGCCAAGCGCCCTTTGCTGGCGTATTGAGAAACAGGCTGGCAACCGGCATGAACATCTGGGCAACTTTGGGCAAATGACGGGCGAGTTCGGTGCTTGCTACTCCGGGATGGCAGCATATTGCCCGAATATGGGAGTTCTTGGACCGAAGACGCCTATCCAGTTCGGTGGCGTGCAGGATGTTCGCAAATTTGCTCATCGCATAGCGCTGAAAGGCAATATAGCCATTGTCTGCGTGCACATCATTGAAATTGATACGGCCTGCTTTGTGAGCAAGGCTGCTGGTTATCACCACGCGTGATTTCTTCGTTTTTTCCAGCTTTGGCAAAAGCAGGCTGGTTAAGGCAAATGTACCCAGATGATTGACGCCAAATTGCGATTCAAAGCCATCCTCCGTGAGGGTGCGTGGCGGACCCATGATACCGGCGTTGTTGATCAGAAC is a window encoding:
- the trmFO gene encoding methylenetetrahydrofolate--tRNA-(uracil(54)-C(5))-methyltransferase (FADH(2)-oxidizing) TrmFO; protein product: MTDVHIIGGGLAGSEAAWQLAEAGVKVRLSEMRGSGEMTPAHQTDGLAELVCSNSFRSDDAEKNAVGLLHQEMRDLNSLIIGQGDKHRLPAGSALAVDRDHFSEGVTKVLCEHPNVDIVRERVDKLPESGLTIVATGPLTAMALAESIGAATGEDSLAFFDAIAPIVYKDSINMNIAWMQSRWDKIGPEGDGKDYINCPMDKARYEAFIQGLLEGEKTDFKEWEKNTPYFEGCMPIEVMASRGSETLRFGPMKPVGLTNAHTGESAYAVVQLRQDNALGTLWNMVGFQTKLKYGAQADLLKTIPGLENAEFARMGGLHRNTFINAPKLLDKQMRLKKAPHIRFAGQITGCEGYVESAAVGLMVGRMVAAEIKGETFTYPPQTTAFGALLSHITGGADARDYQPMNVNFGLFPPFEQRVKKKERKEAYTARARADFVEWHRPLSAKGMQLA
- a CDS encoding lysoplasmalogenase family protein, which produces MKSAIIDSRPYLMLSLLFGISYYFVSDAQIPGTYLMLWKGAAVGFLAVYAFARLHRIDGKMLGIIMALGALGDMVIEFDQIFGAAVFIVGHIVAIIFYARYRRHKLAFSQKLFAILLVPISALIAFAMPDDRSMALAGAAYCVFAAAMAAMAWTSRFPRYRVGVGAVMFVVSDLLIISRMGPLETSMVPDLLIWPLYYIGQFLIATGVVQTLRHEMAAESADPVPA
- a CDS encoding TauD/TfdA dioxygenase family protein, which gives rise to MTSIKVTPSGQACGASVTGVDLTQPLDAPQVADIRTAWLEHHVLSFPDQAMTDDDLERFTQYFGDFGHDPFFDPIEGRAHIAAIQRNADEKSPLFAENWHSDWSFQAHPPAGTCLMGITIPPVGGDTLFANQHAALDAMPPEMRAKYQGLTAIHSAQLAYAPDGAYGDKDEGRSMAIRPNESARKTQFHPLIRAHPETGRLGIFSCMGYIIGFEGMAQEDALPLLQQLYAWQSREEFIYRHKWQPNMLIMWDNRSVLHCATGGYEGHDRLLHRTTIAAYQV
- the gyrA gene encoding DNA gyrase subunit A — its product is MKTSYMDYAMSVIVSRALPDVRDGLKPVHRRILFASQEGGMVAGRPYRKCAKIVGDVMGNYHPHGDSAIYMALARMTQDWSMRVPLIDGQGNFGSMDPDMPASMRYTEARLNKVANYLLNDLDKDTVDFVPNYDGSREEPHVLPARFPNLLVNGAGGIAVGMATNIPPHNLGEVINACLAYIEQPGITIDELIEIIPGPDFPTAPLILGQSGAKSAYKEGRGSIMMRARHVIEEGRGDKRSIVLTSIPFQVGKSGLVEKIAEAAKDKRIEGVSDIRDESSRAGVRVVIELRRDATPDVVLNQLWRFTPAQSSFPANMLAIRGGRPEVLNLRDIIESFVTFREEVITRRTKFELNKARERAHILLGLVVAVTNMDEVVRIIRGSATPTEARESLLAREWPIAEIAQYIRLVEATEVEVEGDTYKLSAVQVKAILDLRLQKLTALGREEIGDELKELAVAIEEYLAILADRVKLYAVMREELEEVRDLFATPRVSEITAAWDGLEDEDLMERSEMVVTVTHGGYIKRTPLDTFRAQRRGGKGRAGMATKDEDAITELFVTSTHTPVLFFSNHGKVYRLKVWKLPEGGPQTKGRPMVNLLPLAEGETISTVLPLPEDEAEWGNLHVMFATAKGGVRRNSMDSFTNVPSNGKFAMKFDEDSDDRLIGVKLLSEGDDVLLATRNGKAIRFAGDAVRSFQSRTSTGVRGIALKDDDEVISLSVLSGFEASTEQRDQYLKAAPWKDNDNEPELSAERMAEFSESEEFVLTVCANGYGKRSSAFEYRQSGRGGQGILNIDNIKRNGTVVASFRATDDEQVMLVTDQAKLIRMKVADMRVIGRNSSGVKLFDVSDGETVVGAAKIDEEEEPENEAEEAVTDELVDQGISGGEGDAVVNPTEERTQDDID
- a CDS encoding SDR family NAD(P)-dependent oxidoreductase yields the protein MSGKTAVIVGANGGIGSAMVAALLKEGNFERVIGLSRRTDSPVPLDLTSEDSIAEAAHWLKNQGIAPHLVFVATGLLHGSEIGPEKSMRELNADWLIENYQINAIGPALVAKHFLPLMPKDVLITFAAISARVGSISDNRLGGWYGYRAAKAALNMMIRNLSIEWARRNKRSIIVALHPGTVDTKLSKPFQTNVPAGKLFDSERAALQLLDVLDELKPVDSGKIFAWDGTEITRDKYPLIYASYLM
- the yaaA gene encoding peroxide stress protein YaaA; the encoded protein is MIAVISPAKSLDFKSDVPTNRISKNRFPEESARLAGAIKNLTKKKLKAIMPVSDNLIALNKGRYDQFFDQPERAAVFAYNGDVYSGFEAKSLSDDAINFAQDHLRILSGLYGLLRPLDPIRPHRLEMGTKWAPRYKKLTDFWKDKIARELASDLDCSNERVIVNLASNEYWAAVKPHIDKLNARIIEVDFRKESPEGPKFISFEAKRARGMMARYICENHLTDPEELKGFDSDGYQLAHETSTEDSLRFIRS